GACCGAGGTCGTCGCTGTATCGATTGGCCCGGTGCAGGCGCAGGACACTCTGCGCACCGCCTTGGCCATGGGCGCTGACCGCGCGATCCTTATCCAGACCACCGACGACATTGAGCCGTTGGCTGTCGCCAAGGTGCTCAAGGCCCTGGTCGACGAGGAGCAGCCCGGTCTGGTGGTTATGGGCAAGCAGGCGATCGACGGTGACAACAACGCCGTCGGCCAGATGTTGGCGGCCTTGCTCGGTTGGCCGCAGGCGACTTTCGCCTCGGCGGTCGAGGTCTCCGGCCAGACGGCCAAGGTCACCCGCGAGGAGGACGGCGGCCTCCAGACCCTGGAGGTCGACCTGCCGGCGGTGGTCACCGCCGACCTGCGCCTGAACGAGCCACGCTATGCGTCCCTTCCCAACATCATGAAGGCCAAGAAGAAGCCGCTAGACGTGCGCGAGTTGGCCAGCCTCGGCCTGGACACCGCGCCGCGTCTGAAGGTGCTGAAGGTCGCCGAGCCGCCGAAGCGCAGTGGTGGGATCAAGGTTGAATCGGCCGCCGACCTCGTTGCGAAACTCAAGACCGCCGGAGCGCTCTGATGGCTGTTCTGCTCATCGCCGATCACGACAACGCTGTCCTGAAGGACGACACCGCCAAGGCGCTGACCGCCGCCCTGAAGATCTCAGGCGACGTCGATATCCTTGTCGCGGGCCAAGGCGCTTCTGCGGTCGCCGCCGCGGCCGCCAAGCTGGCCGGGGTGCACAAGGTTTTGCTGGCCGAAAGCGAAGCCCTGGGTCACGGCGTGGCCGAAGCGATCGAGGCCCAGGTCCTGGCGCTGGCCGAGGGCTATGAGGCGATCGTTTCGCCGGCCACGGCCCAGGGCAAGAACTACAGCCCGCGTATCGCCGCCAAGCTGGACTCCGCGCCGATCTCGGAAATCGTCGAGGTGATTTCGTCCGACACTTTCGTGCGGCCGATCTACGCCGGCAACGCCCTGGAGACGATCCAGTCGGCCGACGCCAAGAAGGTGATCACCGTCCGCGCCACGGCCTTCGCGCCGGCGGCCGAAGGGGGTTCGGCCCGTGTTGAAACGCTGACCGCGGCTGCGGCTTCGACCAAGGCCCGCTTCGTTTCCGATGAGTTGGTGAAGTCAGCCCGTCCGGACCTCGGCGCGGCCAAGGTGGTCGTGTCAGGCGGCCGTGCTCTGGGTTCGGCCGAGGAGTTTCAGGCTGTGATCGACCCACTCGCTGACAAGTTGGGCGCCGCCGTCGGCGCAAGCCGGGCTGCGGTGGACGCAGGCTATGCGCCCAACGACTATCAGGTCGGCCAGACCGGCAAGGTCGTCGCGCCCGAGCTCTACATCGCCATCGGCATCTCCGGGGCGATTCAGCATCTGGCCGGCATGAAGGATTCCAAGGTGATCGTCGCGATCAACAAGGATCCCGACGCACCGATCTTCCAGGTCGCCGACTTCGGCCTGGTGGGCGACTACAAGACCCTCGTGCCGGAATTGATGGCCGCGCTCGGCTAGAACGGCGTTCGCTGCATTGCAGCAAAAGAGAGTCGGCGCCGTGGCGCAACGTGCTAAGAACGCCGCAGACAACGGTATTCGAGGCGCTACCCATGGGTGAGATCAGGTCTGTCGGCATCATCGGCGCGGGGCAAATGGGCGCCGGCATCGCCCAGGTGTGCGCTGCAGCGGGCTATGATGTGCTGCTGCACGACGTGAGCGCCGATCGCATCGAGTCTGGCCTTGGCGTCATTCGCGACACCCTGGCCAAGACGGTCGCCCGCGGCCAGATCGACCAGGCCGCCGCGGATGGCACGATCGCCAAGGTGAAGGCCGCACCTGAGCTGCAGTCGATCGGCCAGTGCGACCTCGCGATCGAGGCCGCCACCGAAGACGAAGTGGTCAAGAAGGCGATCTTCAAGGCGCTGCAGCCGCATCTGAAAGCCGAGACGATCCTGGCGTCGAACACCTCCTCGATCTCGATCACCCGGATGGCTTCGACGACCGATCGGCCCGAGCGCTTCATCGGCTTGCACTTCATGAATCCCGTGCCGCGCATGAAGCTGGTGGAAATCATCCGCGGCATCGCCACGGCGCCGGCCACCTATGAACAGGCTGTCCAATTCGCCCGCTCGCTGGGCAAGACCACGGCCAACGCCGAAGATTTTCCGGCCTTCATCGTCAACCGCATTCTCGCGCCGATGATCAATGAAGCGATCTACACCCTCTATGAGGGCGTCGGCACGGTCGACTCCATCGACACCGCCATGAAGCTCGGCGCGAACCATCCGATGGGCCCGCTGGAGCTCGGCGATTTCATCGGCCTCGACACCGTCCTCGCCATCATGAACGTGCTCTACGACGGTCTGGCTGACTCCAAGTACCGGCCTTGTCCGTTGCTGACCAAATACGTTGAAGCTGGCTGGCTCGGCCGCAAGGTCGGCCGCGGCTTCTACGACTATCGC
This is a stretch of genomic DNA from Phenylobacterium immobile (ATCC 35973). It encodes these proteins:
- a CDS encoding electron transfer flavoprotein subunit beta/FixA family protein is translated as MKVLVPVKRVIDYNVKPRVKADQTGVELANVKMSMNPFCEIAVEEAVRLREKGVATEVVAVSIGPVQAQDTLRTALAMGADRAILIQTTDDIEPLAVAKVLKALVDEEQPGLVVMGKQAIDGDNNAVGQMLAALLGWPQATFASAVEVSGQTAKVTREEDGGLQTLEVDLPAVVTADLRLNEPRYASLPNIMKAKKKPLDVRELASLGLDTAPRLKVLKVAEPPKRSGGIKVESAADLVAKLKTAGAL
- a CDS encoding 3-hydroxybutyryl-CoA dehydrogenase, which produces MGEIRSVGIIGAGQMGAGIAQVCAAAGYDVLLHDVSADRIESGLGVIRDTLAKTVARGQIDQAAADGTIAKVKAAPELQSIGQCDLAIEAATEDEVVKKAIFKALQPHLKAETILASNTSSISITRMASTTDRPERFIGLHFMNPVPRMKLVEIIRGIATAPATYEQAVQFARSLGKTTANAEDFPAFIVNRILAPMINEAIYTLYEGVGTVDSIDTAMKLGANHPMGPLELGDFIGLDTVLAIMNVLYDGLADSKYRPCPLLTKYVEAGWLGRKVGRGFYDYRGPTPIPTR
- a CDS encoding electron transfer flavoprotein subunit alpha/FixB family protein, with translation MAVLLIADHDNAVLKDDTAKALTAALKISGDVDILVAGQGASAVAAAAAKLAGVHKVLLAESEALGHGVAEAIEAQVLALAEGYEAIVSPATAQGKNYSPRIAAKLDSAPISEIVEVISSDTFVRPIYAGNALETIQSADAKKVITVRATAFAPAAEGGSARVETLTAAAASTKARFVSDELVKSARPDLGAAKVVVSGGRALGSAEEFQAVIDPLADKLGAAVGASRAAVDAGYAPNDYQVGQTGKVVAPELYIAIGISGAIQHLAGMKDSKVIVAINKDPDAPIFQVADFGLVGDYKTLVPELMAALG